The following is a genomic window from Bacteroidia bacterium.
TTCGCGGGGGTAACAAGCCCGGGGGAGCGAAGAAATTGAAAAACGAATATTCCTGAACCGCAAAGGCATGTCGATACAGTATGCACGGGTTCAGCTCCGTCGCGGCACATCGGCTTGTCTTGGCCAGGTGGCAGCGAGATACCGACTGGCGCGGCTTACCATACGGCGCTCGACACGCGGCGGACCTATTGACAAGAGCGTTTTTTTTATATTGGTCAAAGAGATGCGTTTATTGCCGTTAAGACTCAGCCGTCCATCACGTACGACACCGTCAGCATAGGAGGACTCTTATGATCCGTACAACCGCCATCGCGATGTTCCGGGCCTTGCTGTAACGCAGTGCATGATCGGGCAAGTACAGGGAGATTACTTGTATCAAATAGGCGACTCTGTTCGTGTGCTGGAACTTCGGGATGAGAGTGGAACACACCAGGCCCACTATGTCAGAGCGACGCAGTATTTTCCGCAAGTTGCGGTAGTGACCGATCTGGGTGAGGTGAATATTCGCGGACAGCAGGGCGACACGCTGGAACTTCCCTTCGATTTTCACGAAACATATATGGCACTTACTCCGGAATATCGGGTGTATGATACCAACACCGTGAATTTCGCCCTTCCGATGTACACGAAGCAATTCCGGTTTGAATCGGGAGACACCTTATACTACGTATTCTCCCCGAGCTATCGTTTCCCCCGCTTTAACGCTACAGGTGGTGAACGGACATTCGAAGAGGACTCCGCTAATTTTTGTGTACCCGACAGTGTTTTGTATTATGTGGATCTCATAGACGCGTATACATTAGAACCTGTTGTATCGATTGATTCCATCCTCTTCGTCCCGGTGTTTTCGATAGACAGCATGCTTATCGCGATCAAGGGACTTCAGTACGATGCGACAATTATCGAGCGCATGGAGAGGTCCTTTCTTCCCGGGCCGCAGCATACAGCAGGATCAGACTATCGATTGCGGCTGCGGCCGATTCATATGCCACAACTCGTGGGGAATTACGACAACAGGGTGCTCTATGGAAGATATTTCTGGAGCAACAGGTTGTCGGCTGCACTCAGAGATTGGGCCAGGGCCAATCCGAAAAGCACTGACCCAGGGGTGGTCCGCTCATCCAGACAGGAGCGAGCACTGCATATCGTTCCAAATCAGCTCACACGCGCAAAGAATGGAATTCTTCAAGTGAGCGGCGACTGGGATATTGCCGCGCCGGTGTACGTTACGGTGCACGACGCGCTCGGAAAGATCGTGTACGGTACGAGGATGATGAGCGAACCTTCCGGCTCATTTCTCCTGACGCTCGAAACAGAAAAATTGGCGGGAGGAAAGTACTTCGTGAAAGCATCACAAGGTACTTCGATTTTTGTTGGTTCCGTCACCATATTCTAGCGGGGGCACAATGAGAGCTGGATACCTCTTGATCGCAATGGTGGCATGTACGCAAATCACCATGGCTGAAGGACCGTCTGATCGAAGTGGATTTGATGAAGACATGTGTTACGGTTCCATTTTTGTGAGAGCGGAGAACACGTCGTACCGATACGTCACTGGTGCCGTCCCATATTGCGGTGAGCTCGTAAGGAATATCTGGAACTATACGAGAGCGCTGCATTTTTGTTTTTGCACCCGGACACTCATGTTGGAGATCGTCTACGACCGGATACAAGAAAGGTCGAGGACCTATTATATATTGTGTGGGCACTGTCGGTATTACGCTCAAGGGGCTGCGCCAATGGAGCAACAGTACGCCCCGTGTGATTATCCTGAAACAACGGCCGTCTGCCATGATGTTATTATTAACGGCTGGGCAGACAACGGCATATGCAGATCCATAACCGAGTTTTGGGAAATACCCTGAGGCGCTGAACATCCAATCCGTGTCGCCTCTCCTGATCTGACAGCAGATTCAGTGCACCCGTAGCAACTCCCTTCCAACAGGAGCATATTCGTGCGCGAAGGGGAAAAAGGAAGTGCGTTCACGCAGCAGGCGGCGACGAGCCGGAGCAATCGGGTTGCTTCAGAAATGAAAACCAGCGATACATATCACAAGTGGGTTGAATGGAGGGAAGAAGATCAGGCATACCTCGGGAAATGCCCGGATCTGATGACCGGTATTCACGGAGATGATCCGCGGGTGGTATATCGCGATCTGTGCGCCGTCGTCGAGGATATCATTGCGCATTTCGAGTCAATAGGCCGCCCGCTTCCGCCGCCGCGTGTGCGTCCGATGCAAGAGGTGGCCTGAAGTCTGCCTTCGTTGCGTCAGTGTTCTGATACACTGCCGTACAATCCGCTCACCGCACTGTCCGCAGGGGAGAATTGAACAACGCTGATTTCAACCACGCCGATTTCGAATCCAAAAACTGTTTCGAAGAAGGAGATATCCATCGTCCGCTCCTCGGCGGCAGAATATCTGACCTTCGTTGCGGCAAGCGGGACCGGCGGCGTCGAAGCGTTGTACGCCGATGAAAGCATCTGGTTGACGCAAAAGATGATGGGGATGCTGTATGATGTGGCAACAGACACCATCAACTATCACCTGAAAAAGGTGTTCTCCGACAATGAGGTGCAGGAGGATTCAGTTATTCGAAATTTTCGAATAACTGCCGCCGACGGCAAGACTTACGACACCAAGCACTACAAGCTCCCGACCATCATCGCAGTTGGCTACAAGGTCAACTCTGAACGAGCCGTGCAATTTCGCAAATGGGCCACCACGATCATCGATGAGTACACCATCAAAGCCTATGTCATGGATGATGAGCGGATTAAAAGTGGCGGCTCCATCCTTACGGATCAGTACTTCGAAGAGCAACTTCAGCGCATTCGGGAGATCCGCCTGTCGGAGCGAAAGTTCTATCAGAAAATCACCGACATCTATGCTACATCCATCGACTACTCCCCGTCTCAACCGCTTTATCGCAGCCACCGAGCGCGAAATTCTTCAGGATGCGGGCAAAGTTACGGCGGAGATCGCCAAGGCCCATGCCGAAAGCGAGTTCGAGAAATACCGCATCGTGCATGATCGGCTGTTTGAAAGCGATTTTGACCGCATGCTCACAAAAGTCAAAGCCCTGCGGAAAGAGGAGGGTAACGATGAGTAAACAAAGCGCTCAACTACCGTAAGTGCACTTCAACAGTGGTTTGGGTTCGCAGCGGGTACCGACAGGGTAATCGCAAAATTAATTCGATCCGCTGTCTTTTCTCTGCGCTCCTTGCGTTCTTTGCGGTCAACATCTCCCTGTGGTTTAAAAAAACGCGGACAAGTATATCCGCGCTCTGCTAACATTCTATCTCCGCGGTCCGTCACTTTGCGATGACGAATCTCCGCGACATTCTCATCCCATCGCCTTCCAGCAGCAGCATGTAGGCGCTGGACTGCAGGCCGCGGGCGTCGAGAGAAAAGCTCGATTCGTCGCCGGGGAGCTCGCGGCTGGCACTACTCTGCACAACCCGGCCGAGTACATCGATGATGTGTATTCGGCACTGCGCGGGCAGAGACAGCGACACACGTACAGTCGCCGTGCTGTTGGCAAGTACCGGATGCGGAGAGGGGAGGGCGAGCGAGGTGGCGACAGAGGTGCCCGCCGCGCTTACCTCAATCACCGATGTATACGCAACACTCCCGTCCGTATCGATCTGACGAAGACGGTATTGCGAAAATGTTACGGGAGCATTGTTGTGCACCTGTCTGTCGATATGTTCCAAGCCATTGCTCGCCACGGCGGAGAAGAAGGCGTGGTGCCGCCTGTCGCTGTCGGAGACGAATACGGAAATCTGATCGCGAACATGCAAGAGGACGCGCTGTGATTTTGACTTTCAGCGACGCGGCTCTTATATTGTTGGCAAGGTAAAATAGCAAAAATAGTCCCTTGTTAGGTCTATTGAGCGGTTACGTGGTCACCGGACGTGGCAGAGTTTGTGGGTTGCGTTCAAGAATACGTTTCAGGCACGTTGTGCGTTGCATTCTGTTAACCTGACTTCAAGCACGGACACGTACCCGGCGGCAGTTGTCGTAGCAGTCCCGAATCTGATACGGAGAGGAAACATGAGAGCGGGTTCCCGTTGAGCAGCCGCATTCGATTGCGTCTTACCGCAGTTCTACGGATGTCGTTGAGAATCGTCATTTGGCATGGGTTGGTTTACGCTCTGGGGCTGCTTTGTCCATCGCAGCTTTACGCACAGGATGATGAGCGATATCCACTAGAGGATTCCTGGCGATGGGTGCGCTTCGGGCAAAGTTCGGGACTGCCGTCGAATCGCGTGTACGATGTTATCGAGGCGCCGGACGGTACGCCGTGGGCCTGGAGCGAAACAGGAATCGCCTGGTATGATGGCTTCCGCTGGCGTGGCCTGGGTTCCGTCCTTCGGGGCATGGAAATGACCACTTCCCGATTCCACGGCTTTATGCGCGATAAGCTGGTTGTCCGTATCGGTGGCCGTGTAGGGCTTGTCGATACAAGTGGAATTGAGTTGCTGCCGATGCATGATGTGTCGGATATTATGGTCAATGGTGGTGATTCTCTCTTATTTCGAAAAGCTGATCGGCTTTTTCTCTACCTGCACTGCGAAGCGGTAGCTCTGAAACCGCCGCCATGGTTCAATTCGCAAGGTAAACCATACGCTGCGTATCCCGACAGAAGAAGGTATTTCTCCGGACCGGGGGGCTTGTACCGCATCTCTGGCAGGAAGCATGAAAACCTGCTTGAGACAAACATGAGGGGGTTGGGAATCATTGCAATCAGCGTCAATAGCGGAGGGGAGGGTGTGGTCTTAATCAATTCGCCCGTGGAAATGCAGGGCACATGGGAATGGGACCTGCACAAGGGAGCAAAAATGACACCGATCAGGTCTCATCGAATACCCCTGCATACAGCGATTTCTGAGGACGGATATGCCGTAGTCCTCCATGAAGATGGCATGTACTCGACGCGATCTGACGGGAGCTGGTGTGCACTGCGGCGGCTGCGGCAGGATTTGAACGATGTTCATAGAATCCGCTTCGCCAAAAACGGGGATCTGTGGGTGGCAACGAACAACGGTCTGTTTCTGTGTCGGCTCTCCTCGGTCGCGGTGCGGAGTTTCCAGTGGCCGGAGAACGATAAACGCAATCGCATCAATGATATCATCCGAGATCGTAATGGGAATGTCTGGTGTGCGACGAGTGGCGGAATTGTGCGCATTTCACCTGATGGGGCTGAACGGAGATGGACCAGGATTCTGGGAACGCGCTTCTCCGTCGTTACCGGTGTCTGTGAAGACAATGAAGGTGGTATCTGGATATGCAGCGGCGTAGATTTTTCTGGAGCGTTCCGATGGGACGGTCGGCAGTGGTTTAAATACGAAACACATGCGAACGGGAGGGCTGCGAACATTCACAGGATATTCCGCGGACGGGGGGACCGTCTTTGGTTTGCCGGAATATCTCCGGATTATACCCTGGCACCGGAGGACAATCCGGGAGTATTCGTGTGGGAGCGCGCAGTACTGCGTCACTGGGAGCATAGCGATGGATTGCCGCATAGCCGGGTATACGCGGTCAACGAAACGTCCGATGGGACGCTTTGGTTCGGCACGTACAATGGCGTCGGAAAATTCAGGGATGGTCAGTGGACGATGCTTGCTCAAGGCGCTCGTCCCGGCTGGCGCTACGTGATGTCCATTACTCCACATTCCGACGGCAATGTGTACTTTGGCATGGCGGCCAGCACCGCCCGCGGTTTGGGAGTGATCGATGCGCAGGAAAATGTCCGGTATGTCGACGTAGCTGACGGATTGCCGGACAACAAAGTGTGGGAAGTGAAGTCTGACGCAGACGGTCGTCTCTGGGTGGCCTCCGGCAACGGCTTGGGCTGTATGCAGAATGGGGATTGGACGGTATATCGCGAACAGGCAGGCCTTCCTTCGGCGAGCCTTTGGCCGCTGTATCCTTGCGGTGATTCGCTGTATGTGGGTACGAGTTCGAGTGGATGGGTGCGAATCGATATAAGTAAACTACGAACATCTCCTCCTCGTATTGACCTCGATGCGCCCATAGTTGAAGGGAGGGAAGTCCTGCTTTCGTGGACGCCACTGCTGTATTACGGAGGCCTTGAACCCAATCAGGTATACTGCCGGTATCGTATGGATAGTGGTGAATGGAGTAGGTGGCTGCAGGGAAGAACTATCAAGCTGTCCGACGCGGCCTATGGCGCTCATTCTTTCCACATTCAGGCGAGGGGTCTACACGGAGAATATGATGTGCTGGGATCCTCACTGGAATTTTACGTCCCGTATCCTCCCATACTTCGTTGGTACATTCTCGGCCCACTGCTCGTCCTGTTGACCGTGCTGATCTACCTGAGCGTACGGTACATCAGAGGAAAAATTGCCTACAACAGTGAACTGCGTCGCAGTCTCGAGCGCTATCAAATGCTCAACAACCTCTTAGTGAACAACGCCTCTCTGAATCGTGAATTACAGCATAGCGAGCAACGATATCGGATGACCACTGAACTTATGTCCGATTTCGCCTTTGGCTTCGATGTTTCGCCCAATGGTTCATGGAGTGTGCAATGGATGACGGAGTCGTATTCACGCTTGACCGGATATAGTCTGGATGAAAGCCGCTACACGGGATTCATACGGAAATTCATCATATACGATGATTTTGCGAAGCTCATCGAAAGCAGGAGGAGCGTAAATCAAGGTCTCCAGGTACATATTGAATATCGTGTGCGCACAAAATCCGGCAGTGTGTTGTGGCTGGAGAGCGAACTCAGTCCTGTAAAAAATCCGGAAAGCGGTGTGGTAACGCAGGTGTACGGCATAGCCCGCGATATCACGCAGAGGAAGGCAAGCAGCGAGCGATTGCGATGTCTGGCGGGTGATCTCGTGCAAACGGAGGAAAGGGAACGGCGTCGCATGGCCACCTTTCTGCATGACGTCATCAGTCAGTCGATTGCACTCGCATATCTGAAGCTTCACCGCTGGCAGAAGCGTGCCGCACCGGATGACGCGGCTCTTGACGAGGTGCGCGGCATGCTGGATCATGTCATTGAGGACGCCCATACCCTGACGTTTGACCTGTGTCCCCCCATCATCCACGAGCTCAATCTCGCCGAAGCAATCACCTGGCAGGTTCGCCAGCTCCAGAGGCAGCATGGTGTGGAGTTGTTGACATCATACAACGGCATTGACGTTCGGGTAGACCCGGAGCTTCACGTACTCCTGTTCCGCGCTGTGCGGGAATTGATCGTAAACGCTCTCAAACATGCACAAGCCCTGCATATTCGTGTGGAAGTGCAGCGCGATCTCGACATGGTGATCCTCCGCGTGATCGACGATGGCGTCGGCTTTCCGACCGGGCAATCCGATGCCGGGGATGAAGAAGATCGCGGAGGATTCGGTTTGCGCAACATACGGAGACGGCTCTCCGACTTCGGCATCGACGTAGTGGTGGAGAGCACACCAAGAGAGGGAAGCGCGGTATCGTTGTGTGTGCCATTGGGCCTGATTCGCTCCCTGAGTGAAGGCGGCGGAGATGGAATCTTAACGACCGATAGAGAATCCAAAACGGAAACAGAAAGCAAAACGGCAACGGCGCACGATACCAGCATAGAGGAGACCACATGAGCACACGCATTCTTCTTGCCGACGATCATCACCTTATGCGCGAGGGGCTCCGCAG
Proteins encoded in this region:
- a CDS encoding pilus assembly protein HicB — its product is MKTSDTYHKWVEWREEDQAYLGKCPDLMTGIHGDDPRVVYRDLCAVVEDIIAHFESIGRPLPPPRVRPMQEVA
- a CDS encoding T9SS type A sorting domain-containing protein, which encodes MHVRDQISVFVSDSDRRHHAFFSAVASNGLEHIDRQVHNNAPVTFSQYRLRQIDTDGSVAYTSVIEVSAAGTSVATSLALPSPHPVLANSTATVRVSLSLPAQCRIHIIDVLGRVVQSSASRELPGDESSFSLDARGLQSSAYMLLLEGDGMRMSRRFVIAK
- a CDS encoding PAS domain-containing protein — its product is MSLRIVIWHGLVYALGLLCPSQLYAQDDERYPLEDSWRWVRFGQSSGLPSNRVYDVIEAPDGTPWAWSETGIAWYDGFRWRGLGSVLRGMEMTTSRFHGFMRDKLVVRIGGRVGLVDTSGIELLPMHDVSDIMVNGGDSLLFRKADRLFLYLHCEAVALKPPPWFNSQGKPYAAYPDRRRYFSGPGGLYRISGRKHENLLETNMRGLGIIAISVNSGGEGVVLINSPVEMQGTWEWDLHKGAKMTPIRSHRIPLHTAISEDGYAVVLHEDGMYSTRSDGSWCALRRLRQDLNDVHRIRFAKNGDLWVATNNGLFLCRLSSVAVRSFQWPENDKRNRINDIIRDRNGNVWCATSGGIVRISPDGAERRWTRILGTRFSVVTGVCEDNEGGIWICSGVDFSGAFRWDGRQWFKYETHANGRAANIHRIFRGRGDRLWFAGISPDYTLAPEDNPGVFVWERAVLRHWEHSDGLPHSRVYAVNETSDGTLWFGTYNGVGKFRDGQWTMLAQGARPGWRYVMSITPHSDGNVYFGMAASTARGLGVIDAQENVRYVDVADGLPDNKVWEVKSDADGRLWVASGNGLGCMQNGDWTVYREQAGLPSASLWPLYPCGDSLYVGTSSSGWVRIDISKLRTSPPRIDLDAPIVEGREVLLSWTPLLYYGGLEPNQVYCRYRMDSGEWSRWLQGRTIKLSDAAYGAHSFHIQARGLHGEYDVLGSSLEFYVPYPPILRWYILGPLLVLLTVLIYLSVRYIRGKIAYNSELRRSLERYQMLNNLLVNNASLNRELQHSEQRYRMTTELMSDFAFGFDVSPNGSWSVQWMTESYSRLTGYSLDESRYTGFIRKFIIYDDFAKLIESRRSVNQGLQVHIEYRVRTKSGSVLWLESELSPVKNPESGVVTQVYGIARDITQRKASSERLRCLAGDLVQTEERERRRMATFLHDVISQSIALAYLKLHRWQKRAAPDDAALDEVRGMLDHVIEDAHTLTFDLCPPIIHELNLAEAITWQVRQLQRQHGVELLTSYNGIDVRVDPELHVLLFRAVRELIVNALKHAQALHIRVEVQRDLDMVILRVIDDGVGFPTGQSDAGDEEDRGGFGLRNIRRRLSDFGIDVVVESTPREGSAVSLCVPLGLIRSLSEGGGDGILTTDRESKTETESKTATAHDTSIEETT